The proteins below come from a single Terriglobales bacterium genomic window:
- a CDS encoding patatin-like phospholipase family protein translates to MPQDTDAYRKLLDPIRFISDDDQAKQPRPGLALCLSGGGYRAVVFHLGTLWRLNELGWLKKLVRVSSVSGGSITAGVLGLKWKKLAFDQNGHASNLVDEVIKPVMDFAGHTIDEKSIFGGILNPFKSIADEVANAYRKYLFGTGTLQDLPSDSEGPRFVINATNVQTKVLWRFSRKFMGDYRVGLVLNPQTELAIAVGASSAFPPVLSPVKLKLDPKQFDLPSAGDLQKPPYTEQAILTDGGVYDNLGLETAWKEYDTILVSDGGGATADEPHPHTDWALHSYRILQLLNNEVGSLRKRWVVGSFAIGLRKGAYWGIRTDIANYKLADALPAPFANTSVLADTPTRLKEMDRSLQQRLVNWGYAVCDAAMRAHVSSGEISKPKFPFEGGVG, encoded by the coding sequence ATGCCGCAAGACACCGATGCATATCGCAAACTACTCGATCCCATTCGGTTTATTTCCGATGACGACCAAGCCAAACAGCCGCGTCCTGGACTGGCGTTATGTCTGTCTGGAGGCGGCTACCGCGCCGTGGTGTTTCACCTTGGGACACTTTGGCGCCTCAACGAACTCGGCTGGCTCAAGAAGTTGGTGCGCGTCTCAAGCGTCTCCGGGGGATCGATTACTGCGGGAGTTCTCGGGCTTAAGTGGAAGAAGCTCGCTTTCGACCAAAATGGGCACGCTAGCAATCTGGTCGACGAAGTCATTAAGCCAGTGATGGACTTTGCCGGCCACACTATCGACGAAAAATCAATTTTCGGAGGGATTCTGAATCCGTTTAAGAGCATCGCGGATGAGGTAGCGAATGCTTACCGCAAGTACCTCTTCGGTACGGGCACCTTGCAGGATCTGCCGAGCGATTCGGAAGGCCCTCGATTTGTCATCAATGCGACTAATGTTCAAACAAAAGTTCTGTGGCGTTTCAGTCGAAAATTCATGGGCGACTACCGTGTCGGCTTGGTGCTCAATCCTCAGACAGAACTGGCGATTGCGGTGGGAGCGTCCTCAGCATTTCCTCCGGTGCTTTCGCCAGTCAAGTTGAAGCTCGATCCAAAACAATTCGATCTGCCTAGCGCGGGCGATCTGCAGAAACCTCCATACACGGAGCAGGCAATCCTTACCGACGGTGGCGTCTACGACAATTTAGGTCTTGAGACTGCATGGAAGGAATATGACACCATACTCGTCTCCGACGGAGGTGGGGCCACTGCAGACGAACCGCACCCGCATACCGATTGGGCTCTGCACAGCTATCGGATCTTGCAGCTCTTAAATAATGAGGTTGGCAGCTTACGCAAACGTTGGGTGGTCGGTTCTTTCGCGATTGGGCTGCGGAAAGGCGCTTACTGGGGCATCCGCACGGACATTGCGAATTACAAATTGGCTGACGCATTGCCGGCGCCTTTTGCGAATACGAGCGTACTCGCTGATACTCCCACTCGTTTGAAGGAAATGGATAGGAGTTTGCAGCAACGCCTCGTTAATTGGGGCTATGCCGTGTGCGATGCCGCCATGAGAGCGCATGTCTCAAGTGGCGAAATATCCAAGCCTAAGTTTCCTT